A part of Bacillus thuringiensis genomic DNA contains:
- a CDS encoding DUF4178 domain-containing protein, whose translation MSLFKRIKNIMKSPEPPKPEKSLLTLAPGDMIEVSLVMYELTGKTSMHSRKEIVLTLQDGKDIRYLKIEDRENTYYKLYTPIDGRLDSIDEIPTTIEMDDTEYHMEEQYNGRVVVMGKTPFAASEEQHVWEFQSDNRKLLRIEWQNGRTMMYEGETIIPADVQIIRAT comes from the coding sequence ATGAGTTTATTTAAACGAATTAAAAATATAATGAAGAGCCCAGAGCCGCCGAAACCAGAGAAAAGTTTGTTAACGTTAGCTCCTGGCGATATGATTGAAGTTTCATTAGTCATGTACGAATTAACTGGGAAAACGAGTATGCATTCTCGTAAAGAAATTGTTTTAACGCTGCAGGATGGGAAAGATATTCGTTATTTAAAAATTGAAGACCGTGAAAATACGTATTACAAATTATATACACCGATTGATGGTCGTTTAGATTCAATTGATGAAATTCCGACGACAATTGAAATGGATGATACAGAGTACCATATGGAAGAGCAATATAACGGACGTGTTGTTGTCATGGGGAAAACACCATTCGCTGCTTCAGAAGAACAGCACGTATGGGAATTCCAATCTGATAACCGAAAATTATTACGTATTGAATGGCAGAATGGTCGCACAATGATGTATGAGGGAGAAACAATTATTCCTGCTGATGTACAAATTATAAGAGCAACATAA
- a CDS encoding DUF350 domain-containing protein: MTWMNVVAMLVWTGASAVLLFAIMWVDSIFTKYNDLKEIKNGNTAVTTRFVMKLFAQGYILSQSITKANDLWQALLASAVSFVILLVVEMFIEFVLKKMAGLDLEEGTKEGSVAHAMLAGSLHIVGALILGACL, encoded by the coding sequence ATGACATGGATGAATGTAGTGGCCATGCTTGTATGGACTGGAGCGAGTGCAGTACTTTTATTTGCAATTATGTGGGTTGATTCAATTTTTACTAAATACAATGATTTAAAAGAAATAAAGAATGGGAATACAGCTGTAACAACTCGTTTCGTCATGAAATTATTCGCGCAAGGGTACATTTTATCTCAGTCGATTACGAAAGCAAATGATTTATGGCAAGCGCTACTTGCATCAGCAGTTTCTTTCGTTATTTTGTTAGTAGTAGAAATGTTTATCGAATTCGTGTTAAAGAAAATGGCTGGTTTAGATTTAGAAGAAGGTACGAAAGAAGGCAGTGTTGCACACGCGATGTTGGCCGGATCATTACATATCGTTGGTGCACTTATTTTAGGTGCTTGTTTATAA
- a CDS encoding PspA/IM30 family protein, whose translation MSVFKRLRDLTMSNVYSLIEKAEDPVKMTDQYLRDMQADVQEAEKSVAAQIALEKKFKILFEEQEALVKKREEQAHMAVQASNLDLARRALEEKQNAEQKMNEYKASYEQNKAAADNLRLKLEEMRKQLTELKNKRETLVARVNAAKAQKNINQAMSGFDSNSAKAGLSRMEEKALQLEAEAEASGEVYKKEKSLDDEFASLNKNSVVDDELARIMKQYEK comes from the coding sequence ATGTCTGTATTTAAACGATTAAGAGATTTAACAATGTCGAATGTGTATTCATTAATTGAGAAAGCGGAAGATCCAGTTAAGATGACGGATCAATATTTACGCGATATGCAAGCAGATGTACAAGAAGCTGAGAAAAGTGTAGCAGCTCAAATCGCGCTTGAGAAGAAATTCAAAATATTATTTGAAGAGCAAGAAGCACTTGTGAAAAAACGTGAAGAGCAAGCTCATATGGCTGTTCAAGCAAGCAATCTTGACCTTGCGCGTCGCGCTCTTGAAGAAAAACAAAATGCAGAGCAAAAGATGAATGAGTATAAAGCAAGCTATGAGCAAAACAAAGCTGCTGCTGATAATCTTCGTCTGAAGTTAGAAGAAATGCGTAAGCAATTAACAGAGCTGAAAAATAAACGTGAAACACTTGTAGCACGTGTAAATGCGGCGAAAGCACAAAAGAATATTAATCAGGCGATGTCTGGATTTGATTCAAACTCAGCAAAAGCTGGTTTAAGCCGTATGGAAGAGAAAGCTCTTCAATTAGAGGCTGAAGCAGAAGCAAGCGGCGAAGTGTATAAAAAAGAAAAGTCATTAGATGATGAATTCGCAAGCTTAAACAAAAATTCTGTTGTTGACGATGAATTAGCTCGTATTATGAAGCAGTATGAGAAATAA